In the Hyphomicrobiales bacterium genome, one interval contains:
- a CDS encoding conserved hypothetical protein (Evidence 4 : Unknown function but conserved in other organisms), whose product MLVHATIPLSVTYVPHRARNPQTISTLASAPLMLREFSSEEVPIAVTMEHHRRPGLKYIRRVRGSSLFAPISAKAGVPPLSAVDLKARLADPAWVTRFLQWEHKESHSTLPAKLRRVIDDGGDPLRSATAALSRILIVDGFAYRPALEPAFVIRSFLGTWSADTAAPVQRRNASVGVHFSSQRAEACLEVVREMARANGEHVNDQMPRVELQTDPCWPIFPEAIVNARNLLYELKGVFGRYTADYVLGLEHFAETRAIECMLQTAVSSDADEELPARAMGLAAAVLQDNPALDGSKITRLIKSVSDSVDFVTHDEAPELADLAP is encoded by the coding sequence GTGCTCGTTCACGCCACCATCCCGCTCAGCGTGACCTACGTCCCGCACCGAGCGAGAAACCCTCAGACGATCTCCACCCTGGCATCGGCGCCCCTGATGCTGCGTGAGTTCTCGTCCGAGGAGGTACCGATCGCGGTCACAATGGAGCACCATCGGCGACCTGGTCTGAAGTACATTCGTCGCGTCCGTGGCAGCTCACTGTTTGCCCCGATCTCCGCGAAGGCTGGAGTCCCGCCACTCAGCGCGGTCGATCTGAAGGCGCGCCTGGCTGATCCAGCCTGGGTTACTCGCTTCCTCCAATGGGAACACAAGGAAAGCCATTCCACGCTGCCAGCCAAGCTGAGACGCGTCATCGACGATGGAGGCGATCCCCTGCGCTCGGCCACAGCAGCGCTCTCTCGCATCTTGATCGTCGATGGATTCGCCTACAGGCCAGCCCTGGAACCGGCATTCGTCATCAGAAGCTTCCTGGGCACCTGGTCGGCAGACACCGCCGCGCCGGTTCAGCGGCGGAATGCCTCCGTGGGAGTTCACTTCAGCAGCCAGCGCGCCGAGGCCTGCCTTGAGGTAGTTCGAGAAATGGCTCGCGCCAATGGGGAACACGTCAACGATCAGATGCCGCGGGTGGAGCTTCAGACCGATCCGTGCTGGCCTATATTCCCTGAGGCGATCGTCAACGCGAGAAACCTTCTCTACGAGCTGAAAGGCGTCTTCGGTAGATACACCGCGGACTACGTCCTGGGACTGGAGCACTTCGCCGAAACCAGAGCGATCGAGTGCATGCTTCAGACGGCAGTTTCCTCCGATGCCGATGAGGAGCTTCCTGCCCGAGCTATGGGACTCGCCGCCGCGGTGCTTCAGGACAACCCGGCACTCGACGGTTCGAAGATCACCCGACTCATCAAATCAGTTTCAGACAGCGTCGACTTCGTCACTCACGACGAAGCGCCCGAACTCGCGGATCTCGCCCCATGA
- a CDS encoding conserved hypothetical protein (Evidence 4 : Unknown function but conserved in other organisms): MTKRTVAVGYRYPVTYVARGGRTAKTALINSTFDMEIPWLSKEEAPIALTIHEKGERSMTRRAFEGHCYHSPFMVDRLHGPDLVNSLRRPATTHTILQYMLPNSVYHWLGDDQNAFDVLPLETARVLSDRQQEVEAVVRKAFAKVAVIDERVHVQRRQPMIAVTLANTKSGSRKLYASTRIEMRNTGDRAIDFQFRPERLEEARRFYKAWAKGEIYDQVTVTAVDRNTNLLPPASEALVNTEAAANRMLTLLSNFIGHFPDDGYQLLARVGRAHNLAVSDDSSSIPLLLSAMDDLEAAKCFSDDMFWARTELEFWMPILRDAVTNSIDYPELAFGRSDDPDLALLTP; this comes from the coding sequence ATGACCAAGCGAACGGTTGCCGTCGGCTATCGCTATCCAGTGACCTACGTTGCCCGGGGTGGCCGGACCGCGAAGACGGCCCTGATCAACAGCACCTTCGACATGGAAATCCCCTGGCTCTCCAAAGAGGAAGCCCCCATCGCGCTCACCATTCATGAAAAGGGCGAGCGCTCGATGACGAGAAGGGCGTTTGAAGGGCACTGCTATCACAGCCCTTTCATGGTGGATCGTCTCCACGGCCCCGACTTGGTCAACTCCCTGCGTCGTCCCGCGACGACCCACACCATCCTGCAATACATGCTGCCGAACTCGGTCTATCATTGGCTGGGCGACGATCAGAACGCATTCGATGTGCTTCCGCTGGAGACGGCCCGGGTGCTCTCGGACCGGCAACAGGAGGTCGAAGCCGTTGTGCGCAAGGCGTTCGCGAAAGTCGCGGTCATCGATGAGCGCGTCCACGTTCAGCGCCGCCAGCCCATGATCGCAGTGACGCTCGCAAACACCAAGAGCGGCTCTCGCAAGCTCTACGCGTCCACGAGGATCGAGATGCGTAATACGGGTGACCGGGCGATCGACTTCCAGTTCCGCCCAGAGCGCCTGGAGGAGGCGCGCCGGTTCTACAAGGCTTGGGCGAAGGGCGAGATCTACGACCAGGTCACAGTCACCGCTGTCGACCGCAATACGAATTTGCTGCCGCCCGCCTCTGAGGCCCTCGTAAATACCGAAGCGGCCGCGAACCGGATGCTCACGCTTCTTTCGAACTTCATCGGCCACTTCCCCGACGATGGCTATCAGCTGCTCGCGCGCGTTGGGCGGGCGCATAACCTCGCGGTGAGCGATGACTCCTCCAGCATTCCGCTGCTGTTGTCCGCAATGGACGACCTGGAGGCCGCGAAATGCTTCTCAGACGACATGTTTTGGGCACGGACCGAATTGGAATTCTGGATGCCGATCCTCCGCGACGCTGTCACGAACTCGATCGATTATCCGGAGCTCGCGTTCGGCCGCTCAGACGACCCCGATCTCGCTCTCCTCACGCCCTGA
- the adk gene encoding Adenylate kinase: MRAARLAFLGPPGAGKGTQASLLSRSLGISHLSTGAMLRAMAATDTELGREVRERIAGGGFVSDELSARIVRDWLAKHPDEGFILDGFPRNLAQAQLCLDILDEVSRPLDAVVQIEVDEAEVVGRVAARAGAAIAAGEARRADDDPAVVADRIRIWRELTEPVGAFFASRGLLLNVDGMMPAPDVHDAISVGVAARLRA, from the coding sequence ATGCGCGCGGCACGCCTTGCATTCCTCGGCCCTCCGGGCGCTGGTAAGGGGACCCAGGCTTCGCTTCTGTCGAGGAGCCTTGGGATCTCGCACCTTTCGACGGGGGCGATGCTGAGGGCGATGGCCGCTACCGATACCGAATTGGGTCGGGAGGTTCGGGAGAGGATCGCGGGCGGCGGGTTTGTCAGCGACGAGCTCAGCGCGCGCATTGTCCGTGACTGGCTCGCCAAGCATCCGGACGAAGGCTTCATTCTTGACGGCTTTCCAAGGAATTTGGCACAGGCTCAGCTCTGCCTGGACATTCTCGACGAGGTATCTCGTCCTCTCGACGCGGTCGTTCAAATCGAGGTCGACGAGGCGGAAGTCGTCGGGCGTGTCGCCGCACGGGCGGGCGCTGCGATCGCCGCCGGGGAGGCCAGGAGGGCTGATGACGATCCAGCTGTCGTCGCCGACCGCATCCGTATCTGGCGAGAGCTGACGGAGCCCGTGGGAGCGTTCTTCGCCTCCCGCGGGCTGCTGCTCAATGTCGATGGCATGATGCCGGCGCCGGACGTCCATGATGCCATCAGCGTCGGTGTGGCGGCTCGCCTCAGGGCGTGA
- a CDS encoding Site-specific DNA-methyltransferase (adenine-specific): MLHIEPQTAGPRRPVMRWLGGKWVLAPRIIAKFPPHRIYTEPFCGAASVLMRKPRSYAEVINDVDSDVCNLFSVLRDETESKRLIELLHLTPFAREEFELAYEPAEDRIEQVRRMVVRSYLGFGSESANVEARTGFRANSNRSGTTPAHDWANYPEALPAIVERLRGVIIENRPAVSILRAHDSEETLHYLDPPYMPETRSPKSRKGAGGYHRYRHEMEVSDHEELLDAILELKGMIVISGYASALYDGRLGDWERIEMDALADGARPRKEVLWLSPSASSAARRHAAGPLFNLEAVA; encoded by the coding sequence TTGCTTCACATCGAGCCACAGACAGCCGGGCCCCGACGCCCGGTCATGCGCTGGCTCGGCGGCAAGTGGGTGCTCGCTCCGCGCATCATCGCCAAATTCCCGCCTCACCGTATCTACACGGAGCCGTTTTGCGGCGCCGCGAGCGTGCTGATGCGGAAGCCGCGATCCTATGCTGAGGTGATCAACGACGTCGACAGCGACGTCTGCAACCTCTTCAGCGTGCTCCGAGATGAGACGGAATCGAAGCGGCTGATTGAGCTCCTCCACCTGACGCCTTTCGCGCGGGAGGAATTCGAGCTCGCTTATGAGCCGGCCGAGGACCGCATCGAGCAGGTGAGGCGTATGGTCGTGCGCTCCTATCTCGGCTTCGGTTCTGAAAGCGCCAATGTCGAGGCCAGGACAGGCTTTCGTGCGAATTCGAATCGCTCGGGAACGACGCCGGCCCATGACTGGGCGAATTACCCTGAAGCGCTGCCCGCGATCGTGGAGCGCCTGCGGGGCGTCATCATCGAGAACAGGCCTGCAGTGTCGATCCTGCGCGCGCATGATAGCGAGGAGACCCTCCACTATCTCGATCCGCCGTACATGCCGGAGACGCGATCACCGAAGTCTCGGAAGGGCGCCGGCGGCTACCATCGCTACCGCCATGAAATGGAGGTGAGCGACCACGAGGAGCTCCTCGACGCGATTCTCGAACTCAAGGGGATGATCGTAATCTCCGGATACGCTTCCGCGCTCTACGACGGCAGGCTCGGCGACTGGGAGCGCATCGAGATGGATGCTCTGGCCGACGGAGCGCGTCCTCGCAAGGAAGTTCTTTGGCTCTCTCCGAGCGCTTCCAGTGCGGCCCGCCGCCATGCAGCGGGCCCGCTCTTCAATCTGGAAGCCGTCGCCTAG
- a CDS encoding conserved hypothetical protein (Evidence 4 : Unknown function but conserved in other organisms), whose product MSNLSPAFAEMAKLEFRTVQGDHGPLRVATGLDGATYGSGPIDGRDRLWRRTTDGAVQTLAPQAEPFVAEEILGIVHQRATGMGILLQARWPVHDHEGSRTIETVPVAISRDLDGITIAPLTIGAGRVELHGSDLGDTLLGARRAEISNGPSPRAQKTFDEQVLSLLRMVPGLLTPGEGLMAAYGQAQLRQRQSGTRLNETAEKRFDAIVEHLSRALDDKPVEQTAFEQTVRSLQELRRGLVGGQLPPFMAAFMEAEVEPAVLSVAPRMAEPRRAVDLEDEAPAFAMR is encoded by the coding sequence ATGTCGAACCTGTCGCCCGCATTCGCCGAGATGGCCAAGCTCGAATTCCGAACCGTCCAGGGTGACCACGGTCCCCTGCGGGTCGCCACCGGGTTGGATGGTGCCACCTACGGCTCGGGACCGATCGACGGAAGGGATCGTCTCTGGCGACGGACGACCGATGGCGCCGTGCAGACGCTGGCGCCCCAGGCAGAGCCCTTCGTCGCCGAAGAGATCCTCGGGATCGTCCACCAGCGTGCGACCGGCATGGGCATCTTGCTGCAGGCTCGCTGGCCGGTTCATGACCACGAAGGGTCGCGGACCATCGAAACCGTCCCTGTGGCGATTTCGCGGGACCTCGACGGCATCACGATCGCTCCTCTGACTATCGGGGCCGGCCGCGTCGAGCTGCATGGCAGCGACCTCGGAGATACCTTGCTCGGCGCCCGCCGTGCCGAGATCTCGAACGGACCCTCGCCGCGGGCTCAGAAAACCTTCGATGAGCAGGTGCTCAGCCTTCTGCGCATGGTTCCCGGCCTCCTGACCCCTGGCGAGGGGCTGATGGCCGCCTATGGCCAGGCCCAGCTGCGCCAGCGGCAGTCGGGCACGCGCTTGAATGAGACGGCCGAAAAGCGGTTCGACGCCATTGTCGAGCATCTCTCTCGCGCGCTGGATGACAAGCCCGTCGAGCAGACGGCGTTCGAGCAGACCGTTCGTTCGCTGCAGGAACTGCGCCGCGGCCTGGTCGGCGGTCAGCTGCCGCCTTTTATGGCTGCGTTCATGGAGGCGGAGGTCGAGCCGGCCGTTCTGTCGGTTGCACCTCGAATGGCCGAGCCCAGGCGTGCGGTCGACCTCGAGGACGAGGCTCCCGCCTTCGCCATGCGCTAG
- a CDS encoding conserved hypothetical protein (Evidence 4 : Unknown function but conserved in other organisms), which produces MAGVKTFIRYVYGAAYRAKRARNPQHVEVAEVEEVDLPSFARFDDPGALHIQYAQYRRPEFSELILNGVAGKLWAQPHIKRHGQVEFADPGYILGLEEPVASLFGSLKAPTLAQFQADKPGIEWVETNRESARATALKHVRENVAIVAGQLVCSESAPVFNVGRTSLSNVSIHMNHMPRNQGDRGGAVIPMMLTDLGAARAMAESLKPNGRVSVSEELENLRVINANPDYLKTDMTLGLIRSTLSCVRFVPTSSGLWLTKPALKTWLAYREVADAFDPNEFDPAVLRAHFGEIAIHLPEFELATLTFNRAFDLKLLDFRPRIAAASDPELDSLSL; this is translated from the coding sequence ATGGCTGGCGTGAAGACCTTCATCAGGTACGTCTATGGTGCCGCGTATCGCGCGAAGCGGGCGCGCAACCCCCAGCATGTCGAGGTGGCAGAGGTCGAGGAGGTCGATCTCCCGAGCTTCGCCCGCTTTGATGATCCAGGCGCGCTCCATATCCAGTACGCCCAGTACCGCCGGCCGGAGTTCAGCGAGCTGATCCTGAATGGAGTGGCTGGGAAGCTGTGGGCTCAGCCCCATATCAAGCGCCACGGTCAAGTCGAGTTCGCGGACCCGGGATACATCTTGGGCTTGGAGGAGCCGGTAGCGAGCCTTTTCGGTAGCCTGAAGGCGCCTACGCTCGCTCAATTCCAAGCCGACAAGCCGGGTATCGAGTGGGTCGAGACAAATCGTGAGAGCGCGAGAGCGACGGCCCTGAAGCATGTACGGGAGAACGTCGCGATCGTCGCCGGGCAGTTGGTTTGCTCGGAGAGCGCGCCGGTTTTCAATGTGGGACGAACGTCCCTCTCGAACGTGTCGATCCACATGAACCATATGCCGCGAAATCAGGGCGATCGCGGCGGCGCCGTGATTCCGATGATGCTCACGGATCTGGGGGCTGCTCGGGCCATGGCCGAGAGCCTGAAGCCAAACGGTCGCGTCAGTGTCTCCGAGGAGCTGGAAAACCTGCGCGTGATCAACGCGAACCCGGACTACCTGAAGACCGACATGACACTCGGGCTGATCCGCTCGACCCTCAGCTGTGTCCGCTTTGTCCCGACCAGTTCCGGACTATGGCTTACCAAGCCGGCCCTTAAGACCTGGCTCGCCTATCGCGAGGTCGCGGATGCGTTCGATCCGAATGAATTCGACCCGGCCGTTCTTCGAGCTCATTTCGGAGAGATCGCAATCCATCTGCCCGAGTTCGAGCTCGCGACGCTGACCTTCAATCGGGCCTTTGATCTGAAGCTCCTCGACTTCCGTCCCCGCATCGCCGCGGCCAGCGATCCGGAGCTAGACTCGCTGTCGCTCTGA
- the ndk gene encoding Nucleoside diphosphate kinase: MSTERTFAMIKPDATRRHLVGQILEMAGAAGLHVRAMKRLRLDDQDASLMYAEHEGKPWLPEQIAYMTSGAVVAIVFEGQDAITRWRSLMGPTDHTKAPAGTIRNKFAISYRENSVHGSDSPEAAKREIPLFFASSEIA; the protein is encoded by the coding sequence TTGTCGACTGAACGCACTTTCGCGATGATCAAGCCGGACGCGACACGCCGGCACCTGGTCGGCCAGATCCTGGAGATGGCAGGAGCAGCGGGGCTTCATGTCCGTGCGATGAAACGACTGAGGCTCGACGATCAGGACGCCTCCCTCATGTATGCCGAGCACGAGGGCAAGCCGTGGCTTCCCGAACAGATCGCCTACATGACCTCCGGGGCAGTCGTGGCGATCGTCTTCGAGGGCCAGGACGCCATCACCCGCTGGCGGTCCCTGATGGGACCCACCGACCACACCAAGGCGCCGGCCGGTACGATCCGGAACAAGTTCGCGATCTCCTATCGTGAGAACAGCGTGCACGGCTCTGACTCGCCGGAGGCGGCGAAGCGCGAGATTCCGTTGTTCTTCGCCAGCTCCGAGATCGCGTGA
- a CDS encoding conserved hypothetical protein (Evidence 4 : Unknown function but conserved in other organisms), with product MQDALNILTDPADNWPWLLALILVVSAGGSLVIILSAKFAMQGMAKEAARAITQLTKTPVATDSKPSIITVGEGLSRWRPGAFTMLLQRREAAADIDSAYSAGEEAIERLSLHLVDHLGEIGLAETDITGKTSAADAADGGCAATVEVQVALMDPSLQPKIAQLALAIGFTENRRGQREEVTLDDAHERAGRLAFDEATINMRAAAASLSRAEKVNFEEMALVDVKIESVSSLPGEDIRKRATLGWRSTAPAPAA from the coding sequence ATGCAAGATGCCTTGAACATCCTGACCGACCCCGCCGACAACTGGCCGTGGCTGCTCGCCCTCATCCTCGTGGTCTCGGCGGGCGGCTCTCTCGTCATCATCCTGTCCGCCAAGTTCGCGATGCAGGGCATGGCGAAGGAGGCTGCGCGCGCGATTACGCAGCTGACGAAGACGCCGGTCGCTACCGATTCCAAGCCGAGCATTATCACGGTCGGCGAGGGGCTCTCGCGCTGGCGACCGGGCGCTTTCACGATGCTTCTCCAGCGTCGTGAAGCTGCAGCCGATATCGACAGCGCCTACAGCGCCGGCGAAGAGGCAATCGAGCGCCTCTCCCTACATCTCGTCGACCATCTTGGCGAAATCGGGCTGGCCGAAACCGATATCACCGGGAAGACCTCCGCGGCCGACGCGGCAGATGGCGGTTGCGCAGCGACGGTCGAAGTTCAGGTCGCGCTGATGGATCCATCCCTCCAGCCGAAGATCGCGCAGCTCGCTCTGGCCATCGGCTTCACCGAAAACCGCCGTGGGCAACGGGAGGAAGTCACGCTCGATGATGCCCACGAGCGCGCCGGTCGCCTGGCCTTTGACGAGGCCACCATCAACATGCGGGCGGCGGCCGCGAGCCTCTCCCGTGCCGAGAAGGTGAACTTCGAGGAGATGGCGCTCGTCGACGTCAAGATCGAGAGCGTCTCGTCGCTGCCTGGTGAAGACATTCGCAAGCGAGCGACGCTTGGTTGGCGTTCGACTGCACCCGCTCCGGCGGCCTGA
- a CDS encoding hypothetical protein (Evidence 5 : Unknown function), translated as MAPCSGPVREQSAQAGAPIAALGSVLDTSSGPEMAAAAEAGARCNQAERRPAARRFAGRPAEPASAATHAVPQALAGARHGW; from the coding sequence GTGGCGCCGTGCTCGGGGCCGGTGCGGGAGCAGTCTGCGCAGGCGGGGGCACCCATCGCTGCGCTTGGTTCGGTGCTGGATACCAGTTCAGGCCCGGAGATGGCTGCTGCTGCGGAGGCGGGGGCGCGCTGTAATCAGGCTGAGCGGAGACCCGCGGCACGACGCTTTGCGGGGAGACCCGCGGAACCGGCGTCTGCGGCGACACACGCGGTGCCTCAGGCATTGGCTGGGGCGCGACATGGATGGTAG
- a CDS encoding hypothetical protein (Evidence 5 : Unknown function) gives MNPAPAGGTSVFMPGAGVRRIEDVRARRQRFEEAGTTIIREPGRVITRERGQTVLRHDENARFQRFGAPISQERRGGEIWTTWARPGGGQLVSITDLDGRLLRRIRRPANGGEHIIVDNGWRRPRHGVRPAIVILPPIEMLNPGELTILNDGREAETLSSTWSLGPVVPLDQLYELDQVRFSPTLRSRMRAVELGGVSFDTGSWALDQTDLNALSLVASAIQSVLGASPNEIFLVEGHTGRSGNEIDNLSLSDRRAEAVAEALTQMGVPPENLVVQGYGDAVPRDEGRSRSARDDNRILVRRITPLLAPAG, from the coding sequence ATGAATCCGGCTCCCGCCGGAGGAACGAGCGTCTTCATGCCCGGCGCTGGCGTTCGCCGGATCGAGGATGTTCGAGCGCGACGCCAGCGCTTCGAGGAAGCCGGGACGACCATCATCCGCGAGCCAGGACGCGTCATCACGCGCGAGCGCGGCCAAACCGTTCTCCGCCATGACGAGAATGCTCGCTTCCAAAGGTTCGGCGCGCCGATCTCGCAGGAGAGACGGGGAGGGGAGATCTGGACGACATGGGCCCGCCCGGGCGGGGGGCAGCTCGTCTCGATCACGGATTTAGACGGACGTCTCCTGCGCAGGATCCGCCGCCCAGCCAATGGCGGCGAACACATTATCGTCGACAACGGGTGGCGCCGGCCGCGCCATGGAGTACGCCCCGCCATCGTGATCCTGCCGCCGATCGAGATGCTCAATCCGGGAGAGCTGACCATCCTGAACGATGGCCGCGAGGCCGAGACTTTGAGCTCGACCTGGTCGCTTGGTCCAGTGGTGCCACTTGATCAGCTCTACGAACTCGATCAGGTCCGCTTCAGCCCAACCTTACGGTCAAGGATGCGCGCGGTCGAGCTGGGCGGTGTAAGCTTCGACACCGGCAGCTGGGCGCTCGACCAGACCGATCTCAACGCACTCTCCCTGGTCGCCTCTGCGATCCAGAGCGTGCTCGGAGCAAGCCCCAACGAGATTTTCCTCGTTGAAGGCCATACGGGGAGGAGCGGTAATGAGATCGACAACCTCTCGCTGTCCGACCGGCGAGCGGAAGCCGTCGCGGAGGCGCTGACCCAGATGGGCGTCCCGCCGGAGAACCTCGTCGTTCAGGGTTATGGCGATGCGGTGCCTCGGGATGAGGGTCGCAGTCGTTCAGCGCGCGACGACAATCGTATCCTCGTCCGCCGGATCACGCCGCTGCTCGCTCCGGCCGGCTGA
- a CDS encoding conserved hypothetical protein (Evidence 4 : Unknown function but conserved in other organisms), which translates to MADVIRWMDLIYEARFRERKNRHIQTGFVTDTEPVRIAVLETKPEPAFTAVCHGERIEFFDIDGGLKRAPLCKDGSPGDDGLSLAGASLFNAEWPPDHLQALKVAARQSRRVRTAGTAMRRQDAVPGYRTLQGREFQAFVDDERAIEVASLQAMAGRLRELNGALLVPAREPIWMVRYTFGPPRIVVEASIPEHHYTAQHAAFRADDLAGALAYADTFASTHESLRDLDIDKLDVEVVGEIDVSRECVDDPRFSVVKHLYEYMGSSIAHLALDDVPVSMIISLGLLAQSLNPDNIDVEAGTQAAMRLRSSLPDHARVWLSRPYAQLEASTVAMDAGIEAPELSELKL; encoded by the coding sequence ATGGCCGACGTCATTCGCTGGATGGATCTGATCTACGAGGCGCGTTTTCGCGAGCGGAAGAATCGCCACATCCAGACGGGCTTCGTCACCGATACAGAGCCGGTGCGCATTGCTGTTCTCGAAACCAAGCCAGAGCCGGCTTTCACTGCGGTCTGCCACGGCGAGCGCATCGAGTTCTTCGATATCGACGGCGGTCTCAAACGTGCTCCCCTTTGCAAGGACGGCAGCCCCGGCGACGACGGACTCTCCCTGGCCGGCGCAAGCCTCTTCAACGCGGAATGGCCGCCGGATCATCTCCAGGCTCTCAAGGTTGCGGCCCGGCAGAGCCGCCGGGTTCGCACCGCAGGGACGGCGATGAGGCGGCAAGATGCCGTGCCCGGGTACCGGACACTGCAAGGGCGCGAGTTCCAGGCTTTCGTCGACGACGAGCGCGCGATTGAGGTCGCAAGCCTGCAAGCCATGGCCGGCCGCCTGCGCGAGCTGAACGGCGCGTTGCTCGTTCCCGCCCGAGAGCCGATATGGATGGTGCGCTATACCTTCGGCCCGCCACGGATCGTTGTCGAAGCCAGCATTCCGGAGCACCACTACACCGCCCAACATGCTGCGTTTCGGGCCGATGACTTGGCGGGCGCGCTCGCCTATGCGGACACATTCGCCTCGACGCACGAGTCCCTGCGAGATCTGGACATCGACAAGCTTGATGTCGAGGTCGTTGGCGAGATCGATGTGTCCCGTGAATGCGTCGATGATCCACGGTTCTCAGTCGTCAAGCACCTGTATGAATACATGGGGTCCTCGATCGCTCACCTGGCGCTGGACGACGTCCCCGTTTCGATGATCATCAGCCTCGGGCTCCTGGCCCAGTCGCTCAATCCCGACAATATCGACGTCGAGGCCGGTACGCAGGCAGCAATGCGGCTGAGAAGCTCGCTACCGGATCACGCCCGCGTCTGGCTCAGCAGGCCCTACGCTCAGCTGGAAGCGTCCACGGTCGCTATGGATGCCGGCATAGAAGCGCCGGAGCTGAGCGAGCTGAAGCTCTGA
- a CDS encoding conserved hypothetical protein (Evidence 4 : Unknown function but conserved in other organisms): MLRPMMEHSVSDGARHAIEHVLAALWCPSDSRRNALVENAENAAPDHPDVIALRAVLADEFSDAVYLARLAARKATLRGEMMNTPLRLLVATLVDHCAGRPHRALERLEACVWQADQAAPALIASAARLGLGAGWAVGSRPSPAMVRLASRSAIDFGVELAWSGVLEVCASFRSPKLAIQQAVSKSPTFASIIFGRLPAANPVLLSASRAEDPVIAGAMMKGFSLVPGAQAALLPFLPLDKAA, encoded by the coding sequence ATGCTCCGGCCTATGATGGAGCACTCTGTATCAGACGGCGCCCGCCACGCGATCGAGCACGTTCTCGCGGCGCTCTGGTGTCCGAGCGACAGCCGCAGGAATGCGTTGGTTGAAAACGCGGAAAACGCGGCGCCCGATCATCCCGACGTTATCGCGCTTCGAGCCGTTCTCGCTGATGAGTTCAGCGACGCCGTTTATCTCGCCCGCCTCGCTGCCAGAAAGGCGACGCTTCGTGGAGAAATGATGAACACGCCGCTTCGGCTCCTTGTGGCGACGCTCGTGGATCACTGTGCTGGCCGGCCCCACAGGGCCCTGGAGAGGCTTGAGGCGTGCGTCTGGCAGGCGGATCAGGCAGCGCCTGCGCTTATCGCTTCTGCGGCGCGCCTGGGGCTCGGAGCGGGCTGGGCGGTCGGCTCGCGGCCGTCGCCTGCAATGGTCCGTCTCGCGTCTCGAAGCGCCATCGACTTCGGAGTTGAGTTAGCCTGGTCAGGCGTTCTCGAAGTCTGCGCTTCATTCCGGTCTCCAAAGCTCGCGATCCAGCAGGCAGTGTCTAAATCGCCGACCTTCGCATCGATCATCTTCGGGCGCTTGCCCGCCGCCAACCCGGTCCTGCTCTCTGCCAGTCGGGCGGAAGACCCAGTCATAGCAGGGGCGATGATGAAAGGGTTCTCCCTCGTCCCCGGTGCGCAAGCGGCGCTCCTGCCCTTCCTGCCGCTCGACAAGGCCGCCTAG
- a CDS encoding conserved hypothetical protein (Evidence 4 : Unknown function but conserved in other organisms) produces MAIKLTPDPDNAPGRVREHCCFCFRPTGYWYAPKDVAVCLSCSEVRDPAEVPTKAQWCASVRDRFPEFRTNDFPTL; encoded by the coding sequence ATGGCTATCAAGCTCACGCCGGATCCCGATAACGCCCCTGGCCGCGTCAGGGAGCATTGTTGCTTCTGCTTTCGTCCCACCGGGTACTGGTACGCGCCGAAGGACGTGGCGGTCTGTCTGAGCTGCTCCGAGGTCAGGGACCCTGCTGAGGTGCCCACGAAGGCGCAGTGGTGTGCCAGCGTTCGAGACCGGTTCCCCGAGTTCAGGACGAACGACTTTCCCACGCTCTAA